In Bombina bombina isolate aBomBom1 chromosome 6, aBomBom1.pri, whole genome shotgun sequence, a single genomic region encodes these proteins:
- the ELK3 gene encoding ETS domain-containing protein Elk-3, producing MESAITLWQFLLQLLLDQKHEHLICWTSNDGEFKLLKAEEVAKLWGLRKNKTNMNYDKLSRALRYYYDKNIIKKVIGQKFVYKFVSFPEILKMDPHALEISRENLLLQDSECKISSDLRERHKQTLSTLKSASRNEYIHSGLYSSFTINSLQNQTDNYKVIKKENLQDQVEEEEDEEEKHKVLSPAEEVRTVIRFVTNKTDRQAVRPVVSLPSTSEAGAAPSLMTIKGSTHRLDTSNVSSPSPCSRSPSLSPNLSFPTEQRSLFLEYNCHNIDTVEPLNLSSGSKTKLSYQPPKAKKPKGLEICSPPLLLSSSDIGSIALNSPALPSGSLTPAFFTAQTPNGLLLTPSPLLSSIHFWSSLSPVAPLSPARLQGPNSLFQFPSLLNGHLPMQLPGLDRASSPVLLSSNVHKS from the exons ATGGAGAGTGCTATCACGCTGTGGCAGTTTCTGTTGCAATTGCTTCTTGATCAGAAACATGAGCATCTCATTTGCTGGACATCGAATGATGGTGAATTCAAGCTTCTCAAGGCAGAGGAGGTGGCCAAGCTTTGGGGACTTAGGAAGAATAAAACTAATATGAATTATGACAAACTGAGCCGGGCCCTCAGATATTATTATGATAAG aacattataaagaaAGTCATTGGACAGAAGTTTGTCTACAAGTTTGTGTCCTTTCCGGAGATATTAAAAATGGACCCCCATGCCCTGGAAATAAGTAGGGAGAATTTGTTGCTGCAGGACAGCGAATGTAAGATTTCTTCTGATCTCCGAGAGAGGCACAAGCAAACCTTGTCCACCTTAAAAAGTGCTAGCCGAAATGAATATATTCACTCAGGGCTTTATTCATCTTTCACTATCAATTCACTGCAAAACCAGACAGACAactacaaagttatcaaaaaagaaaACTTGCAGGATCAAGTGGAGGAGGAAGAGGATGAAGAAGAAAAGCATAAAGTCCTGAGCCCAGCAGAGGAAGTCAGAACTGTTATCAGATTTGTTACTAACAAAACAGACAGGCAAGCAGTCCGGCCTGTAGTTTCATTACCATCTACATCGGAAGCTGGGGCTGCACCTTCTTTAATGACCATTAAAGGGTCCACCCACAGGTTAGACACATCTAATGTGTCCTCCCCATCACCATGCTCACGATCCCCATCACTATCCCCTAACCTATCCTTCCCAACAGAGCAGAGGAGCTTGTTTCTTGAGTACAACTGTCACAATATAGACACAGTGGAACCATTAAATCTCTCATCAGGATCCAAAACAAAGCTATCCTATCAGCCCCCAAAAGCTAAGAAGCCCAAAGGTCTAGAAATCTGCTCTCCTCCTCTTCTCCTATCTAGTAGTGACATTGGATCAATTGCTCTGAATAGCCCAGCACTTCCCTCAGGATCTCTGACACCAGCTTTCTTCACTGCTCAG ACGCCAAATGGGTTATTGTTAACGCCCAGCCCACTCCTGTCCAGCATTCACTTCTGGAGCAGCCTGAGTCCGGTAGCTCCTTTGAGTCCTGCCAGGCTGCAAGGACCAAACAGCTTATTTCAG